A single genomic interval of Anopheles marshallii chromosome 2, idAnoMarsDA_429_01, whole genome shotgun sequence harbors:
- the LOC128719527 gene encoding uncharacterized protein LOC128719527, translating into MMLRYEMVLPPKLLFVRSFMLLFLIFHSVNAQNYEGRRLKPCELESLLRDLTYPEEGYEMHAVALRNQLRHILERDPSENYQNLDDSSEVSNGPYEDKRSYRSLLRDGAVFGKRNVGALARAGLLRNQPEYLKRSLATLAKNGQLPSRDTESEDTTPDDGEWNEDKRNVASALKAGYMLNGKRTIASLARKYELPGKRNIQSLLRTGMLPSIAPKRNIQSLARENALAGYGNVDKRNIQTLVRDWSLPKQHNKLSEGGSSTGDNEKRNIQSLKNAQGNGRKKRSLYYDELEESSPEVLEPVFQTAPLDYEELMEAMVQTYPLYSTDNHLEEKRFLGLRRSEDITNYGDDRTDADLPLRSTPLVKRHIASIVRSGWTPSFRPSRGNRFSRAGRARSNFTPDPSHYDNQPAAYVDNAFMDSEAPLVGELQGYNPRGVLRRPELPRYTGEGFANHPYVHEEFSERVNPFFTDEEYRCANRLRKLLYYLKKQYYLDNKYIQATYGRNSGYLK; encoded by the exons ATGATGTTGCGGTACGAGATGGTATTACCGCCAAAGCTGCTTTTTGTTCGGTCGTTCATGCTGCTATTCTTAATTTTTCATAGC GTAAATGCACAAAACTATGAAGGTCGCCGATTGAAACCATGTGAGCTGGAATCATTGCTAAGAGATCTAACTTACCCCGAGGAAGGTTACGAAATGCATGCTGTGGCGCTTCGCAATCAATTGCGACATATTTTGGAGCGTGATCCTTCTGAAAACTATCAGAATCTCGATGACAGTTCGGAAGTAAGCAATGGTCCGTATGAAGACAAGCGGTCGTATCGCTCTCTTTTGCGAGATGGAGCCGTCTTTGGTAAACGAAATGTGGGGGCACTAGCACGGGCCGGATTACTGCGAAATCAACCGGAATACCTCAAACGTAGCTTGGCAACACTAGCCAAAAATGGCCAGCTACCGTCGCGTGACACAGAATCCGAGGACACAACACCTGATGATGGCGAATGGAATGAAGATAAGCGTAATGTTGCATCAGCGTTGAAGGCAGGTTATATGCTGAACGGAAAACGTACCATTGCTTCGTTGGCTAGAAAGTATGAATTGCCTGGCAAGCGAAACATTCAATCTTTGCTCCGTACTGGAATGCTTCCGTCAATTGCACCGAAACGTAATATACAGTCACTCGCTCGAGAAAATGCACTCGCAGGATACGGAAATGTTGATAAACGAAACATTCAGACACTGGTACGCGATTGGAGTTTACCGAAACAACATAACAAGCTTTCCGAGGGCGGCAGCTCAACAGGTGATAACG aGAAACGCAACATACAATCATTGAAGAATGCGCAAGGTAATGGACGTAAAAAGCGATCGTTGTACTATGACGAATTGGAGGAAAGCAGCCCGGAAGTTTTGGAACCTGTTTTCCAAACCGCTCCACTGGACTACGAGGAACTCATGGAAGCAATGGTGCAAACATATCCTCTCTACAGCACCGACAATCACCTTGAGGAAAAACGATTTCTTG GCCTCAGAAGAAGCGAAGACATCACCAATTATGGAGATGACAGAACGGATGCGGATCTGCCATTGCGAAGCACGCCACTCGTAAAGCGTCACATTGCCTCGATAGTACGGTCCGGCTGGACACCATCGTTCCGGCCGTCGCGTGGAAATCGCTTCAGCCGGGCCGGCAGGGCGAG GTCGAATTTTACTCCCGACCCGAGCCACTACGACAACCAACCAGCGGCGTATGTAGACAATGCATTCATGGATTCAGAGGCACCGCTAGTTGGGGAGCTCCAGGGTTACAATCCACGTGGGGTGCTGCGCCGCCCAGAGTTGCCGCGCTACACTGGCGAGGGCTTCGCGAATCACCCGTACGTGCACGAAGAGTTCAGTGAACGTGTAAATCCTTTCTTCACGGATGAGGAATATCGTTGCGCTAACCGTCTCCGTAAGTTACTCTATTATCTGAAGAAACAGTATTATCTTGACAATAAATACATACAAGCAACTTATGGCAGAAATTCAGGCTACCTGAAGTAA
- the LOC128710177 gene encoding 2-hydroxyacyl-CoA lyase 1 isoform X2 yields MKNGNAVLAKSLREQGIEYVFGIVGIPVVELSMAMQAEGLKYVGMRNEQSACYAAQAIGYLTGKPGVCLVVSGPGLLHVTGGMANAQVNCWPLLVIGGSTSQDHEGIGGFQECPQVELSRPYCKYAARPPSAALIPMHVEKAVRLACYGRPGAAYLDFPGNLLTAKIEEDAIPKQYVHPLPPVPFPDPKLVEEVAQLLYTAKRPLVIVGKGAAYAGSELQVRQLIHQSNLPFLPTPMGKGVVPDLDPQCIAPARTLALQKADVVLLLGARLNWILHFGRPPRYSSDVKIIQVDVNAEEMHNSVPSKVAVQSHITPFTEQLIDALAKKRFRFGYDNEWWKDLRTKCEKNRKTVEEMALNVETPLNYYAVFHHLQQYIPKDAIIVSEGANTMDIGRTLLHNKLSRHRLDAGTFGTMGVGPGFAIAAALYCRDHCPGKKVICVEGDSAFGFSGMELETMVRYQLPIVIVIVNNGGIYAGFDKQTYDDMRSGGDLTQVTPASALTHETRYENMLSMFGMKGHFVRNISELQNAVKESLTATDRPNIINVAISPQADRKPQDFKWLTESKL; encoded by the exons atgaaaa ACGGTAACGCAGTTCTGGCGAAGTCACTACGGGAGCAG GGTATTGAATATGTGTTCGGCATCGTTGGAATACCTGTTGTTGAACTGTCGATGGCCATGCAGGCCGAAGGGCTGAAATACGTTGGAATGCGCAACGAACAATCGGCTTGCTACGCTGCACAA GCCATCGGATATTTGACTGGCAAACCGGGAGTATGTTTGGTTGTTTCAGGACCGGGATTGCTGCATGTGACTGGAGGAATGGCGAATGCGCAAGTAAATTGCTGGCCGCTGTTGGTTATCGGTGGTTCAACATCCCAGGACCATGAGGGTATTGGTGGATTTCAAGAGTGTCCTCAAGTGGAGTTGAGTAGACCATACTGTAAATATGCAGCAAGACCTCCAAGTGCGGCCTTAATTCCGATGCACGTAGAAAAGGCTGTACGCTTAGCGTGTTATGGTAGGCCTGGGGCAGCGTACCTGGACTTCCCAGGCAATCTTTTGACTGCAAAGATAGAGGAGGATGCTATACCAAAGCAGTATGTCCATCCGCTTCCTCCGGTACCATTTCCGGATCCGAAGCTTGTTGAAGAAGTAGCACAACTTCTTTATACTGCAAAGCGTCCGTTAGTGATTGTTGGCAAAGGCGCAGCTTATGCCGGATCAGAGTTGCAAGTTCGTCAGTTGATACACCAATCCAATCTTCCGTTTCTTCCCACGCCTATGGGAAAAGGGGTCGTACCAGATCTTGACCCTCAGTGCATAGCTCCTGCTCGTACGTTAGCACTGCAAAAAGCGGATGTTGTACTGCTGCTAGGCGCTCGCTTGAATTGGATATTGCATTTTGGCCGCCCGCCGCGTTATAGTTCGGATGTAAAAATTATTCAGGTCGACGTTAATGCGGAAGAAATGCATAACAGCGTTCCCAGCAAGGTGGCAGTTCAATCGCATATTACTCCCTTCACTGAGCAACTGATAGATGCACTAGCAAAGAAACGTTTCCGCTTCGGCTACGATAACGAGTGGTGGAAGGACCTGCGGACAAAGTGTGAGAAAAACCGTAAAACGGTCGAAGAGATGGCACTAAACGTTGAAACTCCCTTGAATTACTATGCGGTATTCCACCATTTGCAACAGTACATTCCTAAAGATGCTATCATAGTCAGCGAGGGTGCTAACACGATGGACATTGGTCGTACCCTTTTGCATAACAAGCTTTCGCGTCATCGTTTGGATGCTGGAACTTTTGGTACGATGGGTGTAGGTCCGGGATTCGCAATTGCTGCGGCTCTTTACTGTAGAGATCACTGTCCGGGCAAAAAGGTGATTTGTGTGGAAGGAGATTCTGCATTCGGGTTTTCGGGAATGGAGCTGGAAACAATGGTACGCTACCAGCTGCCTATAGTAATAGTTATAGTAAACAACGGAGGAATATATGCTGGATTTGATAAGCAAACATACGATGATATGCGTTCCGGTGGTGATCTAACGCAAGT TACCCCAGCTTCAGCATTGACGCACGAGACACGCTACGAAAACATGTTGAGCATGTTCGGTATGAAGGGCCATTTCGTACGCAACATTTCGGAACTTCAAAATGCCGTCAAGGAATCTCTTACGGCCACAGACCGGCCAAACATCATAAATGTTGCAATTAGTCCGCAGGCGGATCGTAAACCACAAGACTTTAAATGGCTCACAGAATCGAAGCTTTAA
- the LOC128710177 gene encoding 2-hydroxyacyl-CoA lyase 1 isoform X1 has translation MELDGNAVLAKSLREQGIEYVFGIVGIPVVELSMAMQAEGLKYVGMRNEQSACYAAQAIGYLTGKPGVCLVVSGPGLLHVTGGMANAQVNCWPLLVIGGSTSQDHEGIGGFQECPQVELSRPYCKYAARPPSAALIPMHVEKAVRLACYGRPGAAYLDFPGNLLTAKIEEDAIPKQYVHPLPPVPFPDPKLVEEVAQLLYTAKRPLVIVGKGAAYAGSELQVRQLIHQSNLPFLPTPMGKGVVPDLDPQCIAPARTLALQKADVVLLLGARLNWILHFGRPPRYSSDVKIIQVDVNAEEMHNSVPSKVAVQSHITPFTEQLIDALAKKRFRFGYDNEWWKDLRTKCEKNRKTVEEMALNVETPLNYYAVFHHLQQYIPKDAIIVSEGANTMDIGRTLLHNKLSRHRLDAGTFGTMGVGPGFAIAAALYCRDHCPGKKVICVEGDSAFGFSGMELETMVRYQLPIVIVIVNNGGIYAGFDKQTYDDMRSGGDLTQVTPASALTHETRYENMLSMFGMKGHFVRNISELQNAVKESLTATDRPNIINVAISPQADRKPQDFKWLTESKL, from the exons ATGGAATTAGACGGTAACGCAGTTCTGGCGAAGTCACTACGGGAGCAG GGTATTGAATATGTGTTCGGCATCGTTGGAATACCTGTTGTTGAACTGTCGATGGCCATGCAGGCCGAAGGGCTGAAATACGTTGGAATGCGCAACGAACAATCGGCTTGCTACGCTGCACAA GCCATCGGATATTTGACTGGCAAACCGGGAGTATGTTTGGTTGTTTCAGGACCGGGATTGCTGCATGTGACTGGAGGAATGGCGAATGCGCAAGTAAATTGCTGGCCGCTGTTGGTTATCGGTGGTTCAACATCCCAGGACCATGAGGGTATTGGTGGATTTCAAGAGTGTCCTCAAGTGGAGTTGAGTAGACCATACTGTAAATATGCAGCAAGACCTCCAAGTGCGGCCTTAATTCCGATGCACGTAGAAAAGGCTGTACGCTTAGCGTGTTATGGTAGGCCTGGGGCAGCGTACCTGGACTTCCCAGGCAATCTTTTGACTGCAAAGATAGAGGAGGATGCTATACCAAAGCAGTATGTCCATCCGCTTCCTCCGGTACCATTTCCGGATCCGAAGCTTGTTGAAGAAGTAGCACAACTTCTTTATACTGCAAAGCGTCCGTTAGTGATTGTTGGCAAAGGCGCAGCTTATGCCGGATCAGAGTTGCAAGTTCGTCAGTTGATACACCAATCCAATCTTCCGTTTCTTCCCACGCCTATGGGAAAAGGGGTCGTACCAGATCTTGACCCTCAGTGCATAGCTCCTGCTCGTACGTTAGCACTGCAAAAAGCGGATGTTGTACTGCTGCTAGGCGCTCGCTTGAATTGGATATTGCATTTTGGCCGCCCGCCGCGTTATAGTTCGGATGTAAAAATTATTCAGGTCGACGTTAATGCGGAAGAAATGCATAACAGCGTTCCCAGCAAGGTGGCAGTTCAATCGCATATTACTCCCTTCACTGAGCAACTGATAGATGCACTAGCAAAGAAACGTTTCCGCTTCGGCTACGATAACGAGTGGTGGAAGGACCTGCGGACAAAGTGTGAGAAAAACCGTAAAACGGTCGAAGAGATGGCACTAAACGTTGAAACTCCCTTGAATTACTATGCGGTATTCCACCATTTGCAACAGTACATTCCTAAAGATGCTATCATAGTCAGCGAGGGTGCTAACACGATGGACATTGGTCGTACCCTTTTGCATAACAAGCTTTCGCGTCATCGTTTGGATGCTGGAACTTTTGGTACGATGGGTGTAGGTCCGGGATTCGCAATTGCTGCGGCTCTTTACTGTAGAGATCACTGTCCGGGCAAAAAGGTGATTTGTGTGGAAGGAGATTCTGCATTCGGGTTTTCGGGAATGGAGCTGGAAACAATGGTACGCTACCAGCTGCCTATAGTAATAGTTATAGTAAACAACGGAGGAATATATGCTGGATTTGATAAGCAAACATACGATGATATGCGTTCCGGTGGTGATCTAACGCAAGT TACCCCAGCTTCAGCATTGACGCACGAGACACGCTACGAAAACATGTTGAGCATGTTCGGTATGAAGGGCCATTTCGTACGCAACATTTCGGAACTTCAAAATGCCGTCAAGGAATCTCTTACGGCCACAGACCGGCCAAACATCATAAATGTTGCAATTAGTCCGCAGGCGGATCGTAAACCACAAGACTTTAAATGGCTCACAGAATCGAAGCTTTAA
- the LOC128718181 gene encoding uncharacterized protein LOC128718181, protein MDDKLRKARHARIRSIVRSAVKFLYPLRYLLLIVITVFLVLLLRQRNQQILNIGVGHFGEHFVDLPHKSRSVEKIDYHNYEQIQNDLNRVGPGEQGKVATLSPEESDSEKRKELYYQNGFNALLSDKISINRSIADLRHPSCKLKSYLRELPVASVVVPFYEEHWSTLLRTIYSVLNRSPPHLLKEVIIVDDGSTKEFLHDKLEDFIKGHLPKVKLIRQQERTGLIKARLAGAKVASGDVLVFLDSHTEAGYNWLPPLLEPIAENPKTCVCPLIDVIDDQTFDVHPQDEGGRGLFDWTFHYKRILVKTENRISPTDPFPSPIMAGGLFAIAADFFWELGGYDDKLDIWGAEQYEISFKIWQCGGRMLDAPCSRFGHIYRSYSPFPNSRKYDFITRNHKRVAEIWMDEYKQYIYDRDPERYAKADAGDMTKMKAIRAKLNCKPFKWFLQEVAPEIIELYPPVEPEPYASGSIQNVADSTMCIDTMQRGRGKPIGLYPCSNNLKEPTNRNQYFVHSWHRDIQLKDGEECFDVPESKPRSAVTIFTCHMHQGNQFFQYDHKTQQIKRNGVCIDSDPLAKEVFVNPCDTNSITQRWKFGSVNLKLLKQWKTYGAKFMCHRINYSKNLPQTSIIVPFYDEHWTTLLRTVYSIIRRTPSTLLKEIILVDDGSLKRFLKQPLDDYVAKNLKHLVRVIHLPERNGLITARLAGAKAATGDVLLFLDSHVEVGINWLPPLLEPIAHNYRTCVCPFIDVIKDDTFAFVAQDEGARGAFDWNMLYKRLPLRPEDQKDPTNPFPSPVMAGGLFAISADFFWELGGYDEQLEIWGAEQYELSFKIWMCGGRMLDIPCSRVGHIYRSYSPFPSARTYDYVAKNHKRVAEVWMDEYKRYVYARDPNRFAIDAGDLSKMQQLRKKLNCKPFRWFMKEIAPDLVDHYPPIEPEDFASGAVQNEANVNLCMEESDSTAEKRIVLSLCVNNKTIPERSEQHFRFTWRRDVIAVRSSNCVDVSNHFVGAELQLFHCHNLQGNQMFRYDVDTKQIFVGKDETYCFEADGKNRKLFLNYCSQTAESQRWRIGQMNVERLRNWKKHGAKFQK, encoded by the exons ATGGATGATAAACTGCGCAAAGCTCGTCACGCGCGCATCCGATCGATCGTCCGCTCCGCAGTTAAATTTCTCTATCCTCTACGTTATCTACTTCTGATCGTTATTACAGTGTTTTTGGTTCTATTGTTACGTCAACGAAATCAACAAATTTTGAACATCGGAGTTGGACATTTTGGCGAGCATTTCGTAGATTTGCCGCACAAAAGCCGTAGCGTGGAGAAAATTGATTACCATAACTACGAACAGATACAGAACGATTTGAACCGCGTTGGCCCAGGTGAACAAGGCAAAGTAGCAACTCTTAGCCCGGAAGAAAGCGACAGCGAGAAGCGGAAGGAGCTTTATTACCAGAACGGTTTCAACGCTTTACTAAGCGATAAGATCAGCATTAATCGTTCGATAGCCGATTTAAGACACCCAAG TTGCAAACTAAAATCATACCTGCGTGAGCTACCAGTGGCAAGCGTGGTAGTTCCTTTCTATGAGGAACACTGGAGTACTTTGCTCAGAACTATATACAGCGTGCTTAACAGGTCACCACCTCATCTCTTAAAAGAAGTCATCATTGTGGACGATGGCAGCACTAAGGAGTTCCTGCATGATAAACTGGAAGACTTCATTAAAGGACACCTTCCAAAGGTAAAACTGATACGACAACAGGAGCGTACCGGTCTGATCAAAGCACGACTTGCTGGGGCGAAAGTTGCTTCTGGCGATGTTCTTGTGTTTCTCGATTCGCACACCGAAGCAGGATATAATTGGTTACCTCCGCTGCTAGAACCAATTGCTGAAAATCCTAAAACATGTGTCTGCCCATTGATCGATGTCATCGACGATCAAACGTTTGACGTGCATCCCCAGGATGAAGGTGGTCGTGGACTTTTCGATTGGACGTTTCATTACAAACGCATTCTGGTTAAAACTGAAAACAGAATCTCACCGACGGATCCATTTCCTAGTCCCATTATGGCCGGTGGGCTGTTTGCGATAGCAGCCGATTTTTTCTGGGAGCTCGGAGGCTACGACGATAAGCTTGACATATGGGGAGCGGAACAGTACGAAATAAGCTTTAAAATCTGGCAGTGTGGGGGTCGTATGTTAGATGCTCCTTGTTCCCGTTTTGGACACATATACCGCTCGTACAGCCCATTCCCAAACTCTAGAAAATACGATTTTATCACACGGAATCACAAACGTGTCGCAGAAATATGGATGGATGAATACAAACAGTACATTTACGATCGTGATCCAGAGCGCTACGCCAAAGCGGATGCAGGAGACATGACCAAAATGAAAGCGATTCGAGCAAAGCTTAACTGCAAACCGTTTAAATGGTTTCTGCAGGAAGTGGCCCCAGAAATCATTGAACTTTATCCTCCTGTCGAGCCTGAACCATATGCTTCTGGTTCCATTCAGAATGTCGCCGATTCTACCATGTGTATCGACACAATGCAACGAGGCCGAGGAAAGCCCATTGGGTTATATCCTTGTTCTAATAACCTTAAGGAACCAACGAATCGGAATCAGTACTTTGTACACAGCTGGCACCGCGATATACAGCTCAAGGATGGCGAAGAATGTTTCGATGTCCCGGAGAGTAAACCTCGTTCAGCTGTGACAATTTTCACGTGTCACATGCACCAGGGGAACCAATTTTTCCAATACGATCAT aaaacacaacaaatcaaacgaaatGGAGTGTGCATTGATAGTGATCCTTTGGCTAAAGAGGTGTTTGTAAATCCCTGTGATACTAACAGTATCACACAACGGTGGAAGTTCGGTTCTGTGAACTTGAAATTGTTGAAGCAATGGAAGACGTACGGTGCTAAATTTAT GTGTCATCGCATCAATTATTCTAAGAATTTACCTCAGACGAGCATTATCGTACCATTTTACGACGAACATTGGACAACACTACTGCGTACCGTGTACAGTATCATACGCCGGACACCATCAACTTTGCTTAAAGAGATCATTCTTGTTGACGATGGCAGTTTGAAGCGTTTCCTCAAGCAGCCTCTGGATGATTATGTAGCAAAAAATCTAAAGCATTTGGTTCGCGTCATTCATCTGCCAGAACGGAACGGCCTCATCACGGCCCGGCTAGCAGGTGCGAAAGCAGCCACAGGCGATGTACTGTTGTTTCTGGATTCTCACGTCGAAGTGGGTATCAATTGGCTTCCACCTTTGCTTGAACCTATCGCTCACAACTATCGCACTTGCGTATGCCCCTTCATAGATGTTATCAAAGATGATACATTTGCGTTTGTAGCACAAGATGAAGGTGCCCGCGGTGCTTTCGACTGGAATATGTTGTACAAACGCTTGCCCCTGCGCCCGGAGGATCAGAAAGACCCTACTAACCCCTTCCCTAGTCCTGTGATGGCTGGAGGACTTTTTGCCATAAGTGCTGATTTTTTCTGGGAACTCGGTGGATATGACGAACAGCTCGAGATATGGGGTGCCGAACAATATGAGTTAAGTTTCAAAATTTGGATGTGTGGAGGTCGCATGCTGGATATCCCATGTTCGAGGGTTGGTCATATTTATCGCAGCTACTCTCCATTTCCCAGTGCCAGAACATATGACTATGTGGCTAAAAACCATAAACGTGTAGCAGAAGTGTGGATGGATGAATACAAACGCTATGTTTATGCTAGAGATCCCAATCGATTTGCTATCGATGCTGGCGATCTTTCTAAGATGCAGCAACTGCGTAAAAAGCTTAATTGCAAGCCTTTCCGGTGGTTTATGAAGGAAATTGCACCAGATTTGGTCGACCATTATCCTCCAATAGAGCCAGAAGATTTTGCCTCAGGTGCCgtacaaaatgaagcaaacgtGAACCTCTGTATGGAAGAGAGCGACAGCACTGCCGAGAAACGGATCGTTTTATCGCTTTGtgttaacaataaaacaattcctGAACGTTCTGAGCAGCACTTTCGATTTACTTGGCGTCGCGACGTCATAGCAGTGCGATCTTCCAACTGTGTTGATGTTTCCAATCATTTTGTTGGTGCCGAATTGCAactatttcattgtcacaatcTTCAGGGTAATCAGATGTTCCGGTATGATGTG GATACCAAGCAAATCTTTGTCGGGAAAGATGAAACATATTGTTTTGAAGCTGATgggaaaaatcgaaaactaTTCCTTAACTACTGTAGTCAAACTGCGGAATCTCAACGTTGGCGCATTGGTCAAATGAACGTAGAACGACTCAGAAATTGGAAGAAACATGgggcaaaatttcaaaagtaA
- the LOC128709195 gene encoding uncharacterized protein LOC128709195: MRTYIALLMLGALILASAAEIGTAHPKEKRAANDQASATVQKIMEKGMVFAGNVVEKLKNSEVARKLVGKVLGAMGDQRGKRSIQIDAAITNYNTVHFQKLQVRKTLTNEASKNCHTICPIGQNELNFIETVSIAVQQALGEVNKIINGQKVAFHVPKPTSVAA, translated from the exons ATGAGGACCTATATTGCACTATTGATGCTTGGCGCGTTGATCCTTGCG TCGGCAGCGGAAATCGGAACAGCCCATCCGAAGGAAAAACGTGCTGCCAACGACCAGGCAAGTGCAACCGTACAAAAAATTATGGAGAAAGGTATGGTTTTCGCCGGTAATGTTGtggaaaagttgaaaaatAGTGAAG TGGCTCGAAAACTGGTCGGCAAAGTGTTGGGAGCAATGGGGGACCAACGAGGCAAACGCTCGATACAAATTGATGCCGCGATCACAAACTACAATACGGTCCATTTCCAGAAGCTTCAAGTACGCAAAACCCTTACTAATGAAGCTAGTAAAAATTGCCACACAATCTGTCCAATCGGTCAGAACGAGCTGAATTTCATTGAAACCGTTTCCATTGCTGTGCAGCAGGCTCTAGGAGAGGTCAATAAGATCATAAACGGACAAAAGGTAGCATTTCACGTTCCAAAACCAACTTCAGTTGCCGcgtaa